In Pseudomonas sp. FP1742, the DNA window CAGGGCGATGTCGATGTCCAGGGTTTCAATTGCCCCGAATCCCAGGAAAAGCCCGGCCCGTGGCGTTTGCTGGTAAAAAAAATCGTCCAGGGCATAGAGCCCCACTTCGACTTTTTTGGCCAATTCGATCACCAATGGAATATCTATCGGCACCTTGCACAGCACCGCCATGTGAAACCCGGCCGTGGTCGGCACTGGTTCAAACCATGGCGAAAGGTCACCCGCCATGCGCGCCAGAATCCGTTCGCGGCGCCCGGCGTAAATCGTATGGCAGCGCCGGATGTGCTTGAGCAGACAGCCTTCGGCGATGAACTTGGCCAGCGCCCATTGGGGCAGGGTGGAGGTGTGCCGGTCGGTAAGCTGCTTGGCCTTGATCACCGCTTCGAGAATCGCCGGCGGCAAGATTGCATACCCCAGCCGTAACTCCGGCAACAGGGTCTTCGAGAAGGTGCCGACGTAGGCAACAATGCCGCGCTCATCCAGGCTTTGCAGCGAGTCGGTGGGCCGGCCTTCATAGCGGAACTCACTGTCGTAGTCGTCCTCGATGATGATCGCCCCCAGTTCGTGGGCCCGTTCCAGCAGCGCCACCCGACGCTCGTGGCTCATGGGCATGCCCAAGGGGAACTGGTGCGACGGGGTGACATAAATCAGCCGCGTGCCATCGGGAATGCGCTCGACCTGGATGCCTTGCGCATCGACCGGCACACCGACCACCGTTGCGCCATGAGTCCCGAACAACAGGCGCGCCGGTGGGTAACCGGGGTCTTCCATGGCCACGAGGCTGCCCGGTTGGGTCAACACCCGGGAAATCAGGTCCAGCGCCTGCTGCGCGCCGTTGCACACCACCACGTCGTCGTCCTGGCAATTGACCCCGCGGGAAAATGCGATATGCCGTGCAATCGCATTACGCAGCGCCGGCAGCCCTTCGGGCTGGCTATAGAAACCCTTGGCACCGGCGATCTGGCGCAAGGCATGGGAGGTACAACGGCGCCAGTCGTCCTGCGGGAACTGGCCTTTGCTGGTGGCGCCCCCGATGAAGTCGTAGCGCAGCGAGCCTTCCAGCGTCGGATGGCGCAAGAACGTCGGCAGGTTGCGCCAGCGCTCGATGACATCAAAGCTGGCCAGCTCCGAATGGCTCTGTTTACGGATCACCTTCGCCGCCCGGGCATTGACGTAAGTGCCTTTGCCGATCACCCCGGTGAGGAAGTTTTCGTAGGTCAGTTGCGAATAGGTGTCGGAAATGGTCTTGCGCGAAATCCCCAGTTGTTCGGCCAGCAAACGGCTGGGCGGCAGCTGCGTGCCGGCTGCCAGACGCCCGGATTCGATGGCGTTGCGCAGTTGCCGGTACAACTGGCCCGCCAGGTCCTTGCGGCCATTGATGACAACGTGAAGTTCCATACCGGCGGGGCTCCTGGGGCGATTGTGAGGCGACTGTGCGTCGCGCCAGATTACCCGCATGAGTGACTGCACAGAAGTTGTGTGGGTGAAAAACCGGCGATTGGTCTTCTGTTGGGCGGTCCACGATTTTTTCGCTGAATTGGCTCTGTAACACTGATGCATCTGGGCCTACCGTGGAAATACCGATTCGCGCCACGAGGCCGCCGCCATGACCGTTCGCCTGGATTACTACAGCGCATCGCCCACGGCGATGAAAGCCATGATCGCCATGGAGGCCTTGACCCGCGACCTGAGCATCGAACCGGCGCTGCTGAACCTGATCAAAATCCGCGCCTCGCAGCTCAATGGCTGCGCCTTCTGCACCGACATGCACTCGGTGGACGCGCGCCGTTTCGGCGAGACCGATCGGCGGCTGTATGCGATCGTGGTCTGGCGCGACAGCGGCTTTTTCAGCCCTCGGGAGCGGGCGGCCCTGGCCTGGACCGAAGCGGTGACCCTGCTTGCGCAAAGCCACGTGCCGGACGACGTTTATGCATTGGCCCGGGAGCAGTTCGGTGAAGGCGAGCTGGTCGATCTGACGATGGCTGTCAGCACCATCAACAGCTGGAATCGCCTGGCGGTGAGCTTTCGGCAAACGCCCAGTGATTGATCAATGGCGCGTCTCGAATCGAGCGAGAAAAACTGTGGCGAGGGAGCTTGCCACAATCCATGTGGGAGCGGGCTTGCTCGCGAAAGCGGTGTGTCAGTCGACATCAATGCTGGATGTATTGCCGTTTTCGCGAGCAAGCCCGCTCCCACAGGTTCCGCACCTTAACTGACTGGCATCAGAGCAAGCCCCTTCGCCACAGAGCAGGGAGGCCTGAAGTTCTCGCAGCGACTGATCACTTGCCATTGAGCAGCGGCGAAGTCCCGGTCACCGGAGCCGGCCGCTGCGGTTTCACTGACGTGCCGAAGGTATTGCCCATGCGCGTGCCGGTGGCGGCTGGTGTGGCCAGGCCCAACTGATGGGGCGGCCGTTTGCTGATCGGCACGTTCATCGCCTCCTGATTTTTCTGTGCGGCGGTGGTTCCCTCGGGGTTGTTACCCATCTGCTGGCTGAGGCAGTTGTAGTCCGGTGCCTTATAGCCATCGACGGTCACTTCGACGCAACCCGACGGCTGTCCCGCGTGCGCCAGTGACAACCCGCTCATCAGCAGCGCGCCCGCTGCAAGGTTCGACAGATGTTTCATTGAAGGCCTCCTGGCCGGCCACGAACGGACCGCTCTGAAGCGTGAGTCTAGAGCAAAGCGCTGTAACGGCCCGTGATGGTTTTTTTGCACCGGCCGTCACATCAGATTCATATACAGCCCTCAGGATGACGGTTTTCAGGGGTACGTCAGCCGTGCAGCGAGGCAGAGCCAGGGACGGGCGCCAGGTTTTAATGACTCACTTTCGCCAGGCTTGCCTGGCGTTGCTGTTTTGGTTGGTGTCATCGGCTGCATCGGCCGGCCCGGTCGATCCCTATGCACCGCTGGAGCTGGATATCCCGGCCCAGGCACTGACCAGCGCGCTCGAGCGGTTCAGTCGTTCCACCGGCATGGCTGTTCTGGTGGATCGACAGTTGACCCGAGGTCGTCGTTCGATCGCTGTGAAAGGACGCCTGAATGCGACCGATGCGCTGAGCCTGATGCTCAGTGGCAGCGGGCTGATGGCCCGGTATGCCCGAGCGGACGCCTTCACCTTGCAAGTGGCTCAGGTCGCCGAAGTGCCCTTGCAGGCGGGCGCGGTTGCAAACTCTGCGCCGGTTGCGGGCGGCAGCTATGCGGCGGCGATTCAAACGGCGCTCGAACGTCGCTTGTGTCGCTCGCCATTGACCCGGCCGGGGAGTTTTCGGGCGTTGTTGCAACTGTGGATCGGTCGAGACGGTGTGGTGCAGCACAGCCGCCTGGTCAGTTCCACGGGTGATGGTCAGCGCGATTCGGCGCTGGTGGAAAGTTTACGCAACCTCAGAATAGAACGACCGGCGCCCAGCGCTCTTGGCCAGCCGGTCACGCTGCTTCTGCTCCCGCAACCGTCAGGAAAGCGCATGGAATGCACACAATGGGAAGGAGTTTCCGGGGGATGAAAGACACCGGGCAAAGTGCGATGGTCAGGCTGTTCCTGACGTCCTATGACGATTTCAAGGGGCGCTTGCGCAGGCGCCTGGGTTCGGAGGATCTGGCCAACGACGTCCTGCACGAAACCTACCTGCGGGTCGACCGCATGGACCCACCGCCGAACATCGCGCAGCCCAACGCCTACCTCTATCGCATGGCTCTGAACATCGCGGCAGACCGGCGCCAGGCGGACGCCCGGCTGCTGACCGGCAGTGAGGTGGAGGAGCTGTTGCAGGTGTCCGACGACGCGCTCGACCCGGCACGGGTGGTGGGTGGCCAGAAGGAGATTCAGTCGCTGCTCAAAGCGCTGTACGAACTGCCGGCGCGGCGGCGCAAGATTTTTATCGCCGCGCGCCTGGAAGAGGCGCCGCACCTGGAAATCTCCCAGCGTTTCGGCATTTCGACACGGATGGTCGAGAAGGAAATCAAGGCCGCTTTGGGCCATTGCGCCGCGCGCCTGGAAAGAAAAGTCATTCAGCGGTTCGGTCCCGGCGCGGGAAAACCGTCTTGAGAGAAGAGTCCAGATTAATCCGTGAGTATCCCCGCGCTTGAACATCTTCCGTATATCCCCTGAGGCGACACCCCAGGATCGGCTGCAAAGCGAAGCCCGGGACTGGTTGATCCTTTTGACCTCGGGCCGGGCGACCGTCGCCGACGCCCGCGCCTTGCGCCAGTGGTGCGCGCAAAGCCCGGAGCACGCCCGCGCATTCGAGCAAAGCAAGCTGTTATGGCAGCAATTGCAACCCGCCGCCGAGCGTTTGCAGGCGCCGCGACATCTCGGACGGCGAGCGTTTCTGGGCGGTGCCATGGCGGCGTCTGCGGCGTTTTTGCTGATTCGCGGCACCGTGCCGGGTGGTTTTTCCGGACTGGGCGCAGACTACATCACGGAAGTCGGCGAGCAGCGCCGGGTCGATCTGGCGGATGGCGTGAGCCTGGAGCTCAATACCCAGACCCGTATCAATCGCCGTGACAGTGCCGATGGCGCGCGTAACTTCGAACTGGTCAGCGGTGAAGTCGAAGTCCTGACCCGTGCTCAGGCGCCACTCAAGGTGCAGGCTGGGGCAGGTTGGTTGAGTGCAAGCCAGGCTCGGTTCAATCTGCGTAATATCGATCAGAGCGTATGCATTACCTGTCTGGACGGCACGTTGCAGGTCGATGTGCAGGGGCACAGCATTCGTCTGGAATCAGGCCAGCAACTGACCTACGACGCCGGGCGAGTCAGCGCGCCGCAAACGGTCGACACGTCGGCGGTGATCGCCTGGCGGCAGCAGGTATTGGTGTTCAACGACGCCACGCTGGCGACGGTGATCGACGAGATCAATCGCTATCGTCCCGGCATGTTGCTGTTGCTCAACAGCGAGTTGGGCAAACGCAAGGTGCAGGCACGCTTCAGCCTGGACCAGCTGGCGGGGGTGGCGTTGTTGATTCGTGATGCGTATGGGGCCAAATGCACTGAATTGCCGGGTGGGGTGGTGGTGCTCAGTTAGCGGTTGGCCTGAGGTTATGGGTGTTGCGACTGACGCCTTCGCGGGCAAGCCCGCGCCCACATTTGATCTCCAGTGTTCACACGGTCAATGTGGGAGCGGGCTTGCTTGCGAAGAACGATGACGCGGTCCGCCTGATTCACTCCAAAGGCCCCATCACCTGCCGATACCGCTCAACCCCCTGAGGCGTCTGCCGCGTCAGGCTGATCTCGATCCCCAGCGGATTCTCCCGCCGGTTACCGCTCAGTTTCCTCCAGCCCTTGTCCACTTCCCACACCCGCAACGCGGCTTCGCTGACGTCATTGAGCACGGCCACTCCACCGGTGGGGGCCGGCAGCGGATACTGACTGCGCGATGGCGCCTGCGCCCGGTAGAGCGTGTCGCCCTTGAGCCACCAGCGCACTCGCTGCAACTCGCCATTCTGCTCAGGCGCGGCGCGGATCACGTCCAGGCGAAAGCCCTTGCCGTCGGTGCTGCGCACGGTCAGCGCAGGCGGGGCGCTGGGCGGTTCGTCATCTACGCCGGGCCTGGCCGGCTCGGACAGCTCGAGGCTGGCGCGCATGGCGACGTCGCGTTCCAGCTGGTTCAGCGCCCGCAGCAGGGCTTCGGTTTGCTCGGTGCTGGCCTGCAAATGCGTGTCGGCGCGGGTGACGCTGTCCAGGCCGTGCCAGGCAATCAGGCTGACCACGGCCATCAGCATGATCGCCACCATCACTTCGATCAGGGTAAAACCTTGTTGGGTTTTCATTGAACGCTCACCTGGCCGGCCGCGTTGCGTTGCACGCTGATGCTGTTGAGCCCGTCCGACAGCTTCAGTTGCAAGGGCGGGTTGATCCACTCGGCGTTCAGCACGACTGTTTGCCTGGGCTCCACGCGCACCTCCATTCCCGGCGTCTGCCAGGGGCGAGGGCGCAATTGTGGGTCGTTGTCGAAATGGTCGAAGCCTTGGTCGCGGTCATTGCGGCGACTGAAATGAAAACCCTTGGCGTCGCCCTGCCAGGTGATCGGCCGCCCATCGGCGCGGGCCTCGGCCTGGGCCACTTGAAGCAGTTGAGCGACACGCTCGGCGTCCTTGCGCAGCAAGTGCAGCGGGTCCGGTTTGACGCTCAGGCTGATCGCCGCGCTGGCGATGCCGATGATCACCAGCACCACCATCAACTCGATCAGGGTAAAGCCCTGTTGTTTGAAGCCATTCATCGACTGCGCGCTCCTTTGCGTCGGTTTTTATCCTGCACGGCAAAGATGATGGGTGTGTGAAATAAAAACGTGAGAATTAAGCGGTAGGCTCAGGGACAGGGACTAAAAGGAGATTCAGCCCATGTCGTTCACCGATCGGTTTTCCCCGGCCCAGGGTGTCCAGGCCGTTGCCTTGCTGGCGACCCTGGCAGGCGTCGTCACCTGGTCATCGCTGTTGCTGACTTCCGCTGAGTCCCGAACGCCGGATGCAGCGCCGCAATTGATTGCCGAGCGCTCCAACAACCCGGCCTTGCAATGGTTTTCCAACCAGCCGGCACCGGTTGATATCAGGGTCGGTGGCGTGCTGGCGAGCCGCCGTGGCGCCGTGGCCATCCTCAGCCTCAACGATGGCCCGCCGCGCAGTTTTCTGGTGGGCGAGCGCGTGAGCCAAGGAGTGAAAGTCGTGGCCATCGAAGGCGACGCCGTGGTGATCGAGCGCGGCACTGAACAAACCCGGTTGGTGCTCGACAAACTGCCGGAGTCACCGTTCCTGCCCGTGTTGACTCAACCCTAGCCTAAGCGCGATCCATGTGGGAGCGGGCTTGCTCGCGAAGACGGCGGCACCGTCAATATTGATGTCGCCTGACACACCGCTTTCGCGAGCAAGCCCGCTCCCACAGGGTCCGCACCGTCACTGACTGGCATTAACCTTGGCACCCTCACTTTTGCGTTATTGGCCGATTGAGCAAGGTATCGAGTCGGGCCAGTGGCGGCGCTTCGCGGCTGCGGTCGAAAACTTGCAGATCGACCCTCAGCAGGCGGCCGTTCTGCGCGTTGTCGATGGCCTGTTCGCAGCGCAACAGCAACCGTCCCTGATCGCATTCGATCGCTTTCGCTCCCAGCGGCAAACGCCCCTCAAGGCGCAGTTCGGCCAGGCGACTCTGGGCCGCCAGCAGCGCGATGGACTTGTCGCGCAGCAGGCCGTTGCTCTGGGTCATCAACCCGGCCACCCGCACCGCCGCGGACATGGCGACGGCGATGATCGCCAGCGCCACCAACACTTCAATCAAGGTGAAACCGGCTTCTCGGGGAGGGCTTCGCATCAGGCGCTCGGGCAGTCTGGACAGCTCTTGACGGTAGCGTCCGGGCTTGACGGCTTGACGACCAAAACTCCCGAGGATTTTCAACATCACTGACATATCTTCTTGCAACACTGCGCGTCGAATCGAATCAAGCCAGGGAATGTCGAGATGGATATCGCGCGCTGCAAGTTGCTGGATCACAAGCCCCGCCTGCCTCGTGGGCAGCAGGGTTTTACCCTGATCGAAATCATGGTGGTGGTAGTGATTCTCGGGATTCTGGCGGCGATGGTGGTGCCCAAGGTGCTGGACCGCCCGGACCAGGCCCGGGCCACGGCCGCCAGACAGGACATTGGCGGCCTGATGCAAGCCTTGAAGCTGTATCGCCTGGACCACGGCACCTATCCGAGCATGACCCAGGGCTTGAAAGTGCTGGTCGAACGCCCGGCGGACGCCAAGAACAGCAACTGGCGCTCCTATCTGGAACGCCTGCCCAATGACCCATGGGGCCGTCCCTACAACTATTTGAATCCGGGCGCTAACGGCGAAGTCGATATCTTCTCCCTCGGTGCCGACGGCCAGCCTGATGGCGAGGGCGTGAATGCCGATATCGGCTCCTGGCAGTTGTAAGCGCGCTCATGAAAGCCTATTCGCTGGCAGTGGCGAAGCAGCGCGGCATGGCGATCATCAGTGCCTTGCTGATCGCGGCGGTGGTGGCGGTGATTGCCGGGGGCATGCTCACCCGGCAAACGGTGTTTACCCGCAGCCTTGAAGCCGAACAGTCGCGGGTGCAGGGCGCCTGGGTACTGCACGGCGGTATCGAGATCAGTCGGCATCTGCTGTGGGATGCGCGCCGACGTGACCCGTTGACCCGTCTCGATCAGCCGTGGGCGCAGCCCTTGGTGCTGGCGCGTAATGACGGTCGTGACTTGCCATTCGAAGGCCGGCTGGAAGACGAGCAGGGCAAATTCAATCTGCGCAACCTGGTCGCCAATGAACGGATCGACGAGGAACAACTGGTGAATTTCCAGCGCCTGTGCCAGTTGATCGGGGTCAATGGGGCTCTGAGCCAACGCATCAGCCAGCGGGTGATCGCCTCCTATCCACGCCTGTTGAACCCTGAACGGGCGGACAAAACACCGCCCGAGAGCGGCTTCGACAGCGGCCGCGATACCTCGCCGAATGCCGTACGCAAACCTCAATTGCCCACCCGCCCGATGCTGCGCAGCCTCGACGATTTGCGCAGTGTCGAAGGCATGAATGACGCGCTGCTGGCGCAAATCTCTCCTTACCTGACCATCCTCCCGGCCAATACTTGGCTCAACGGCAACACCGCCAGCGCACCGGTGCTGGCCGCTTATGTGCCGGGGCTGTCGGTCGAGCGCGCTCAGGCGCTGATCGCCGAGCGTGACAGTGGCCAGTGGTTCATCAATCGCGGGGATTTCGTCAACCGGCTGCGCATGCCCCACCTTGAGCTGGTGACCATCAAGGTCGGCATCACCAGCGACTGGTTTCGCTTGAGGGGCAAGGCTCGTAGCGATCAGCGTCGGGTCAGTCTCGAGGCCTTGTTGCACCGCAGCGAAGACCGCTTACCCGAGGTGATCTGGTCACGGGTGGGCGTATGAAGCAATTGCGCATCGCCTTGCCGCCATTGGCCGGCCTGACCCTCGACAGCCCGCTGGAGTTCGCCTGGCTGGACCGGCAGGGGCAGGTGACTGGCGAGGGCCGAAGCACTTTGCTGCAATTGGGCCAGGGCGGAAAAGCCCCGGCGATCGCGTTTTTTCTGCATCCCCAGGACAGCCTGTTGGCGAGTATCGACTTACCGCTCTTGCCGGCCAGTAAAACCACAGCGGCGGTGCAGTGCGCGGCACAGGCGCTGATTCTCGGGGCCAGCGAGCGGATGCACATCGCTCACAGCCCACGGGACGAGCAGGGGCGCGTGCACATCGCGTGGTTGCCCCGCGAATGGCTGAGCCAGTTCGGTCAGCTATTGCGGATGGCACGATTGACCCTGCGTGGTTTGTATCCAGGGGCGTATTGCTTGCCGGTTGCAAACGGCCCGGTGGCCTGCATTCGGGACGGGCATCTGTGGGTGCGCCACAGCCTTCAGCACGCCGTGGTGCATCCGGCGGTGGATGAGGCGTTGAACGATCTGTTGCTGGAGGCCGGCGCCAGCGTGCATTGGATCGGTGAAGCGCCGTCGGAGGCCACCGTCACACGCTTACCCGCCGAACAACGCTGGAGCGGTGCCTTGCCCGGCTGGGGTTTGCATGGCGGGATTCAACAACGCAGTGCCGGGCAACCGGGCTGGGGCAGGGCAGCGGCCTTTGGCGCGATGGCCGTGGCGGTCTGGACCGTGGGGCTGAACCTGTACGCCGCCCGCGAAGCGAACCAGGGCCAGCGACTCAAGGCGCACATGAGTCAGCGAGTGAAACAGGCCTTCCCTGAACTGCCGGTGATCCTTAATCCGCTGCAACAGGCGCGTCAGCAATTGGCCGCCCGCCAGAGCGGTGCCGCGATTGACCCCACTCAGCGTTTCGCCAGCCTGGTGCTGCAGGCCGGCAGCGGCATGCCCTTCATCGCTGGCAGCGTGCAACAAATGGTGTTTGAAAACGGCGAGTTGCAACTGAGCTTGCTGAGCGATGCGCGCAAAACCGGCAGCGACAAGCAGTGGCAAACCGCGCTGACCCAGGCCGGCATTGCCATCGACGCCACCGATGACGGCTGGACCTTGCGTCCGGCCTCCGAACCTGCGGCCAGCCATGCAGACAACGCCGGCGGGGCTGACGATGAGTAAATATTCTCTGGAGGTTCACCACGCCCGCTGGCAGCACTTCAACGGGCGCGCCCGTGCGATCTGGCAAGGCCTGGCCTTGCGTGAGAAGCGCATGGTCGTGGGCATGGCGCTGGTGCTCACCGGTCTGTTGACCTGGCTGCTGCTGATTCAGCCACCGCTGAAAAAAATCGATTACTGGCAGGCCGAGACGCCGAAGCTGCGCTCCCAGGCCGAAGCGCTGGAGGTGTTGCTGCGTGAAGTGGCGCGGCCTCCCTCTGCACAGGGCCTCGAACAAGCCCTGCGCCAGAGTCTTGAAGCGGGCGGCCTGGCCGGGCATTACCAATTGCAGGTGCCGGACACCACAACACCCCAAGCCTGGCGCTTGACGTTCGATACGGCCCCGGCAGACGCCGTGGTCGGCTGGCTGCTGGGCAACCCCCGGCAATTTTCCCTTGAGGTGGTCGAGGTTCGTTTGCAGCGTGCAGGCGAACCTCTGCCCGATGACACGGCAGGCACTCTGTCTGGAACCGTTCGCATGGATCAGGCGCTTGGCGCTAAGGAAGCTTCATGAAGTGGTCAGGTTCTCTGTATGCGCGTCAGTGCCGCATGGCCGCGCCGTTTTTATTGCTGGCACTGAGCGCGTGCAGCAACACCGCCACGACGCAACAGCCACCGTTGCTGGTGGACAGCGAATTGGGCCGCCCATTGGCCGACACTCACCGTACCGGCGATGCGTTGGCCGATCGGCAAAGAGCCCAGGCGCAGTTGAAGCAGCCGTCGGGCGTGCAACACAAAATCAGCAGCCCCGGCCGCGGCAATGCGCTATCGGCCGACAGCGCGCCATCGGGCAATCCACTGGGCAACCAACCGGTGACGCTGAACTTTGTCGACGTCGATATCCCGGCGGTGGTGCGTGCGCTGTCACGGTCCACCGGTCGCCAGTTTCTGGTCGATCCACGGGTCAAGGGCAACCTGACGCTGGTGTCCGAAGGTCAGGTGCCGGCGCATCAGGCTTATGACATGTTGCTGGCAACCCTGCGCATGCAGGGCTTCAGCGTGGTCGATGTCGGCGGGGTTTCCCAAGTGGTGCCGGAGGCTGACGCCAAGTTGCTCGGCGGGCCGATTTACAGCGCCGACAAACCGGCCGGCAACGGCATGCTGACCCGCACCTTTCGCCTGCAATACGAAAACGCGGTGAACCTGATCCCGGTGCTGCGCCCGATCGTGTCGCCGAACAACCCGATCAACGCCTACCCCGGCAACAACACCATCGTCGTCACCGATTACGCCGAAAACCTGTCGCGGGTGGCGCAAATCATCCAGGGCATCGACACCCCAAGCGCCATCGACACCGACGTGGTGCAGGTGCAGAACGGTATCGCGGTGGACATCGCCGGCATGGTGTCGGACTTGCTGGAGGCGCCGGGCAACGATCCGACGCAGAAGATCTCGGTGATCGGCGACCCGCGTTCCAACTCGATCATCATCCGTGCCGGCAGCCCGGAGCGCACCGAGCTGGCACGTAACCTGATCTACAAACTCGACAACGCCCAGAGCAACCCCAGCAACCTGCACGTGGTGTACCTGCGCAACGCCCAGGCCGGGAAACTGGCCCAGGCCCTGCGCGGCCTGCTCACCGGGGAAAGCGACAGCGGCGGCAGCGACGGCGCGCGTTCGGTGCTCAGCGCGATGGGCAGCAACACCAGCGGTGGCCAGAACGGGGCGAGTGGCAGCCAGAGCAGCAGCGGCTCGCAAACTTCTACATCAACCAGCGGCACCACGGCTGGCAGTAGTTATGGGCAGGGCACCAGCGCTTCCGGCAGCCAGACAGGCCAGCAGAGTGAACAGAACGTCGCCTTCAGCGCCGGCGGCGTGACCATTCAGGCCGATGGCACCACCAACACCCTGCTGATTTCCGCGCCGGAACCGGTGTACCGCAACCTGCGCGAAGTCATCGACATGCTCGACCAGCGCCGTGCGCAAGTGGTGATCGAAAGCCTGATTGTCGAAGTCGGCGAGGACGACGCCAGCGAATTCGGCGTGCAATGGCAGACCGGTAATCTGGGTGGCAACGGCGTGATCGGCGGGGCCAACCTCGGCGGTTCGGGGCTCAACCTGAATGGCAAGACCAGTATCGACGTGTTGCCTGCGGGCCTGAACCTGGGCCTGGTCAACGGCACGGTGGACGTTCCCGGCATCGGCAAGATCCTCGACCTCAAAGTGCTCGCCCGCGCCTTGAAGAGCAAGGGCGGCACCAACGTGTTGTCGACTCCGAATTTGCTGACCCTGGACAACGAAGCGGCGAGTATTTTCGTCGGCCAGACCATTCCTTTCGTCAGCGGCAGCTATGTCACCGGCGGCGGAGGCACCAGCAACAACCCGTTCCAGACCGTGACCCGTGAAGAGGTCGGGTTGAAGCTCAATGTGCGGCCGCAGATTTCCGAAGGCGGTACGGTCAAGCTCGACATCTATCAGGAAGTCAGCAGCATTGACGAACGCGCGTCCAACAGTGTGACCGCCGCCGGGATCGTCACCAACAAACGCGCGATCGACACCAGCATCCTGCTCGATGACGGGCAGATCATGGTGCTCGGTGGCTTGCTGCAGGACGGCTACAGCCAAAGCAACGACGCGGTGCCGTGGTTGTCGACGATTCCCGGGATCGGCGCGCTGTTTCGCAATGAACGCCGGACGATCACCAAGACCAACCTGATGGTGTTCCTGCGCCCGTACATCATTCGCGACAGCGCGGCGGGGCGCAGCATCACCCTCAACCGCTACGACTTCATGCGCCGCGCCCAGGGCGGGCTGCAACCGGAACGCAGCTGGGCCATGCCGGACATGCAGGCACCGCAACTGCCGACGGCGGCCCAGGGTGTGCCGATGTCGAATACGCAGCCACGGGCGACCATTCGCGCGGTGCCGGTTGAAGCGAGTACGCATCAGTGACCAGCACACCATTCCCCTGTGGGAGCGGGCTTGCTCGCGAAGGCGTCAGCACATTCAGCAGGGTGGTGACTGACACACCGCTTTCGCGAGCAAGCCCGCTCCCACAGGGGATCTTCAGCGTGTTGCAGATAAGGGGATTGTCATGAGCGCATTACCCTACGCCTGGGCCAAGGCCCAGCGCATCCTGCTGCGCACCGGCGAGGAGGGTGCGGTATTGACGGTGTGCCCGTCGACGCCGGGCTGGTCGATCAGCGAAGTGCGGCGCCAGTTCGGCCCGGCGCGGCTGGAGCGGGTGCGCGACGAAGAACTCGACGGCTTGCTCGCCAGTGCCTATGCC includes these proteins:
- the gspK gene encoding type II secretion system minor pseudopilin GspK translates to MKAYSLAVAKQRGMAIISALLIAAVVAVIAGGMLTRQTVFTRSLEAEQSRVQGAWVLHGGIEISRHLLWDARRRDPLTRLDQPWAQPLVLARNDGRDLPFEGRLEDEQGKFNLRNLVANERIDEEQLVNFQRLCQLIGVNGALSQRISQRVIASYPRLLNPERADKTPPESGFDSGRDTSPNAVRKPQLPTRPMLRSLDDLRSVEGMNDALLAQISPYLTILPANTWLNGNTASAPVLAAYVPGLSVERAQALIAERDSGQWFINRGDFVNRLRMPHLELVTIKVGITSDWFRLRGKARSDQRRVSLEALLHRSEDRLPEVIWSRVGV
- the gspL gene encoding type II secretion system protein GspL, which produces MKQLRIALPPLAGLTLDSPLEFAWLDRQGQVTGEGRSTLLQLGQGGKAPAIAFFLHPQDSLLASIDLPLLPASKTTAAVQCAAQALILGASERMHIAHSPRDEQGRVHIAWLPREWLSQFGQLLRMARLTLRGLYPGAYCLPVANGPVACIRDGHLWVRHSLQHAVVHPAVDEALNDLLLEAGASVHWIGEAPSEATVTRLPAEQRWSGALPGWGLHGGIQQRSAGQPGWGRAAAFGAMAVAVWTVGLNLYAAREANQGQRLKAHMSQRVKQAFPELPVILNPLQQARQQLAARQSGAAIDPTQRFASLVLQAGSGMPFIAGSVQQMVFENGELQLSLLSDARKTGSDKQWQTALTQAGIAIDATDDGWTLRPASEPAASHADNAGGADDE
- the gspM gene encoding type II secretion system protein GspM; this translates as MSKYSLEVHHARWQHFNGRARAIWQGLALREKRMVVGMALVLTGLLTWLLLIQPPLKKIDYWQAETPKLRSQAEALEVLLREVARPPSAQGLEQALRQSLEAGGLAGHYQLQVPDTTTPQAWRLTFDTAPADAVVGWLLGNPRQFSLEVVEVRLQRAGEPLPDDTAGTLSGTVRMDQALGAKEAS
- the gspD gene encoding type II secretion system secretin GspD; this encodes MKWSGSLYARQCRMAAPFLLLALSACSNTATTQQPPLLVDSELGRPLADTHRTGDALADRQRAQAQLKQPSGVQHKISSPGRGNALSADSAPSGNPLGNQPVTLNFVDVDIPAVVRALSRSTGRQFLVDPRVKGNLTLVSEGQVPAHQAYDMLLATLRMQGFSVVDVGGVSQVVPEADAKLLGGPIYSADKPAGNGMLTRTFRLQYENAVNLIPVLRPIVSPNNPINAYPGNNTIVVTDYAENLSRVAQIIQGIDTPSAIDTDVVQVQNGIAVDIAGMVSDLLEAPGNDPTQKISVIGDPRSNSIIIRAGSPERTELARNLIYKLDNAQSNPSNLHVVYLRNAQAGKLAQALRGLLTGESDSGGSDGARSVLSAMGSNTSGGQNGASGSQSSSGSQTSTSTSGTTAGSSYGQGTSASGSQTGQQSEQNVAFSAGGVTIQADGTTNTLLISAPEPVYRNLREVIDMLDQRRAQVVIESLIVEVGEDDASEFGVQWQTGNLGGNGVIGGANLGGSGLNLNGKTSIDVLPAGLNLGLVNGTVDVPGIGKILDLKVLARALKSKGGTNVLSTPNLLTLDNEAASIFVGQTIPFVSGSYVTGGGGTSNNPFQTVTREEVGLKLNVRPQISEGGTVKLDIYQEVSSIDERASNSVTAAGIVTNKRAIDTSILLDDGQIMVLGGLLQDGYSQSNDAVPWLSTIPGIGALFRNERRTITKTNLMVFLRPYIIRDSAAGRSITLNRYDFMRRAQGGLQPERSWAMPDMQAPQLPTAAQGVPMSNTQPRATIRAVPVEASTHQ